The bacterium genome includes the window GGTCGGAGTGCAGGATGTACCCGCCCCCGCCCTGCACAACCGGCAGGATCTTGCGATCCATCTCCGCGTCCAGGCCCGGCAGATCGTTGGCGATCAGGAAGCGGACGTCAATGCCGCCGTAGAAGCTGATCTTGTCACCGAAGCGCTGGTAGAGCGTCGGCAGGTCCATGCCGGCCTTCACTTCCATGGCCTGCAGGCAATCCAGCCCGGCGCGGATCATCCCCGGCACCAGCGGCTCGACGTAGCCACACGAGTGCACGATCACCTTGCAGCCCAGGCTGTGGGAGTAGTCGAAGAGCAGCTTGTGGCCCGGCTCGATGATCTCCTCGTACATCGCCGGCGACATGAAGGGCCGCTGCTTGAAGCCCATGTCCTCGTAGAAGAACATGCCGTCCGGCGTGCCCTCTTCGGCGAACAGCACCTCCAGGTGGTTCACGGTCATGCGCGCGTACGTCATGACCATGTCCTTGACCCACTCGGGGTCAAGGGCCATGCCCATGAGCATGTACTCGTGGCCGCAGATCGGGTGCATCTGCTCAAACGGGGCGACCCCGGCCCAGCAGAAGAACCGCTGCTTGTCGGCGGCGAACTGCTTGGCGTCCCGATAGCCCTCGAAGGGGATGCGGCGCCGGTCCCCGTCCACCAGGCGCGGCTTGATGCGCTCCTCCCACCCGGCGCGGTCCTTGACCGTGAAGTCCACGTGCTCGGGCGTGCTGTCATGCAGCTTGTGGCGGCGCAGCCTCGCCCCGTTGCCGTCAAGCTGCAGGATCGTCTCCTCGGTCTCCTCGAGGGTCACGACCTGGAAGTCGAGGTCGGCCACGGAGTTGAGCCAGCCGCCGGTGCGGAGGTCCTGGCCGAAATGCTCAGCGACGTCCTCCCCCTCCTGGATGTGGCCCTCGCTCTTCCAGCGGTTGACGGTCGCCCCCCACGGGCTGACGGCGATGGGGGTCTGGTCCACGGGCTGGAAGTTCAGAACACGCGTCATGCGCTCGTGGCTGGTCATCGTCTCAGGCATGGGCTGGTTCTCCTCGGGTAGTTGCGGAGGGAGAGTTCCGCCTCGGGCAGAGGACACCTGCTCGGGGCCTTGAGTCGCCCCTCCGGGGCTCCACCCCGGCGGAGAGGAGGAGGGTGGCACTGGCCGGACGGGGGCTTCCGCCCCCGCCGAGCGTGAGCCGCGCCTCCGGCGCTGACGGCCACGGCACGGCCGCGGTGGTCGGCGGGAGGCAGGCCCCGGACGTGACGACTGCCCGTGCCGCAACGCCGGGCCTCGTCCTGGTTGCTGCCGTGCCGTTGACATGAGGCCCGGAGGGCCGACTCAATCTAGGCGGGGGCGGAAGCCCCCGTCCGCCTGGCCGCCCCCTACCACTCCTCCGAGGCCCTTGCCCCTGAGCCCCGGAGGGGCGACAGAGGCCCCGATTCCTCGCTGCGGCGCAGGTCACACCCATCCGCGACACGAAGACACCGCCACACACGAAGAGCATGAGGTGCCCGCCCATGCGCACCGCCCTGGCCGCCACTGTCGCCTGCCTCACGGCCACCGTCGCCCACGCCCAGTTGGCGCCGTTCGTGCCCGATGGGCACACAGTGCTGCTCTATCACCTGGACGAGGGCCAGGGCGCCGTCGTCCGCGATGCCAGCGGCCACGGGCAGGACGCGGTGCTCCAGGGCGCCACGTGGGGGCGAGGCCGCTTCGGCGGCGGGCTGTGGCTTGACGGCGCGGACGACAGTGCCTTCCTGGACAAACCCGACGCCCTCCGCGCCCTCAAGCAGATCACCGTGGAATGCTGGTTCAAGCCCGAGCGGATGTCCGGTCGGCGCTTCCTGATCGGCCACGATGTCGGCTTCCACTTCGAGGTGGATGACGGCGCGGCCATGTCCATCTCCTTGTACAACCTCGGCGGCGGCGTCCCCAACGCCGAGGGCAAGGCCCACCAGCAGGTCCTCACCGGCGGCGTGTCCATCCGCCCCGAGCGCTGGCATCACCTCGCCATCACCTACGACGGCGCCACCGTCAGCACCTTCCTCGACGGCGCTCTGCGTGGCCGCAAGCCCGGGCCGCAGGGCTTCGCCCTCGGGGCCCCGAGCCGCGGCTTGTGGCTGGGCTGCTATGTGGGCATGGACTACTGGTACAGCGGCGCGCTGGACGAAGTGCGCGTGTCGGACGTCGTTCGGTACGACCCGGAAGGCAAGATGAAGCCCGGCGAGCGCATCTACGAGGCCTCGGGGGCCTCCCATCCCGTGCGCCCGGCCCCGGCGGTGCGCCAACCCGTCAAGACCGGCGTGGCGGCCCTGAACCTGACGCTCAAGAAGCTGCACGGCGGCGACGCCGGCGCCTGGGTCTGCCTCAAGCCCCCCGGCAAGCCCGCGGTCGTCGTGGGTGAGTACGCCTGCCAGACCGAGGGCGAGATCGCGAGGCTGACGCTGGACGTGTCGGATGAGGTGACGACGCAGGGCACGTACCTCGTGGGGCTGGTGCCCAAGGCCGGAGGCTACTTCGTCGTGCCGCGGGTCGAGATCAAGAGCCCCCTCGGCGTTGCCTCCCATCAGGGCGGCGATACGTGGGAGGAGGGCCTCGGGCCTCGCCGCACGTTCCGCCGGCCGGCGCTGGTCCCGCTCAGCGTGGGCGCCGGCGCTCCCGCGAAGCCGTCACGCAGCCTGCTGCTGCCCGCCCAGGCCGACTGGGCCACCGGCACGCTCGAGCTGGACACCGCCGAAGAGGGTCAACCGCCCCTGATGATCGGCGACGGCAGCGCCGAATGGTGGCTGCACTGCCCGGCCGCACAGACGTACCGCGTGTACATGCGCTATGCCGCGGCCACGCGCCGCCCGTGTGACATGGTCGTGGACGGCGACGATCTCAATGACTTCAACATGTGCGCCCGGAACCTGACCGAACGGAGCACGGCTCGGGATGCGCTGTGGGAGCTGCAGGGCACGGTGCGCCTGCAGGCGGGGGCGCATTGGCTGCGCGTGCAGGATGTGCTGCCCGACATCGTGGGTGTGCGGCTGGAGCCGGTGGGTGCGTCCGGGGCGTCCGCCCCCACACGGAGGGTGCCCTTCGAGCCCTTCGCAGTGCCCCCGCCCGACGCCTTCGCGAAGCTGAGCGCCTGGAAAACAGAGTTGCAGTTCGGCCAGGGCACCGGCAGTGCGACGGCCGGGGCTGCCGGGGCGCTGCAGTTCACCGCCGCCTTCGCCAACATCAACCCCGACGACCTGTTCAGCGGCGACTGCCTGCGCTTCACCGCCCCCGCGCAATGGGACCTGTCGCCCTATGGCCGCCTCCGCTTCACGTTCACCGGCACGGGCAGCCAGCACGTCGTCTCCCTCCGAGTGGTGGACGCCAAGGGCGATGAGAAGCTGATATGGCGCCAGCGAGACCTCGCCAAAGAACCGCTGGCGGTCGCCGCCCCCCTGGACTTCGAGGGCAACGACATCTTCGACCCGCAGCACATCGTGGCGGCCGCCGTGGAGCTGGACGAGGGCAACCACCACCCCACCCAGGCCAACGCCCTGCGGTGCGCGCTGTCAGAGCTGACCCTCGACCGCAGGGATACCCTCAGGGGTCTGTCCCCGGAGGGACCGCAGGTCCCGCAAGGGGCTGACCCCGGCGGGGGTCGAACGGGGTCAGCCCCGGATACGGCTCGGGACAGACCCCTCACCGAGGGCAGACCCCTGCTCTCGCCCGGCTTCCGGCCGTGGCTCAAACCTGTCGTCCCCGAGGAGCACCCGCTCTACGCCACCACCGAGCCGAAGCCCGTGACGCGGCTGACGCTGGGCTATGACCTGCACTTCACGGGCGCGCGCGGAGTCTCCGAGGGTACCCTCCGCAACTTCCACGAACGCTACAACTTCGGCGACATCTGCTGGCCGCACATCGGCATCCTGCCCCAGCGCAGCGACTGCAAGACCGACGCCGACTACGAGCAGGCACTCAAGACGCTGGAGGAGCGGCTGCAGGCGGTCAAGCAACGGAACCTGATCGTCTTCGACATCTGGGGCTATGTGCCTAACAACGAACTGGGGCGCATGTGGCGGGTGACACCGGAGCATGACGCCATCCTCAAGCGCGTGATGGGCGACCGCTTCCTCGGCTATGACAACGGCGAGCAGGACGGGCGCTACATCGGCGCCTACGCGGGTCGAGGGCAGTTCACCGACCGGCGCGGCGGCTGGGACGACTTCGCGAAGTGGGATGAGATGATCTGCGCTGACAGCGCCCACTTCATGAACGCCACCGGCTCGCTGAACTTCTCGCACTACTACGGCGAGCGCGGGGCGCGGACGCTGGGTCTCGAGACCGCGCAGGGCCTCCCCAGCGACACGCTGATGTTCGCCTTCTTGCGCGGGGCCGCCAAGCAATACGGCCGCCTCACCACCCAGGCCACCTCCATCTGGAACCGGTACGGCTACAACATCTACTCCGACCGCAAGACCGACGGGGGCAACGGCTACGGCTT containing:
- a CDS encoding LamG domain-containing protein, coding for MRTALAATVACLTATVAHAQLAPFVPDGHTVLLYHLDEGQGAVVRDASGHGQDAVLQGATWGRGRFGGGLWLDGADDSAFLDKPDALRALKQITVECWFKPERMSGRRFLIGHDVGFHFEVDDGAAMSISLYNLGGGVPNAEGKAHQQVLTGGVSIRPERWHHLAITYDGATVSTFLDGALRGRKPGPQGFALGAPSRGLWLGCYVGMDYWYSGALDEVRVSDVVRYDPEGKMKPGERIYEASGASHPVRPAPAVRQPVKTGVAALNLTLKKLHGGDAGAWVCLKPPGKPAVVVGEYACQTEGEIARLTLDVSDEVTTQGTYLVGLVPKAGGYFVVPRVEIKSPLGVASHQGGDTWEEGLGPRRTFRRPALVPLSVGAGAPAKPSRSLLLPAQADWATGTLELDTAEEGQPPLMIGDGSAEWWLHCPAAQTYRVYMRYAAATRRPCDMVVDGDDLNDFNMCARNLTERSTARDALWELQGTVRLQAGAHWLRVQDVLPDIVGVRLEPVGASGASAPTRRVPFEPFAVPPPDAFAKLSAWKTELQFGQGTGSATAGAAGALQFTAAFANINPDDLFSGDCLRFTAPAQWDLSPYGRLRFTFTGTGSQHVVSLRVVDAKGDEKLIWRQRDLAKEPLAVAAPLDFEGNDIFDPQHIVAAAVELDEGNHHPTQANALRCALSELTLDRRDTLRGLSPEGPQVPQGADPGGGRTGSAPDTARDRPLTEGRPLLSPGFRPWLKPVVPEEHPLYATTEPKPVTRLTLGYDLHFTGARGVSEGTLRNFHERYNFGDICWPHIGILPQRSDCKTDADYEQALKTLEERLQAVKQRNLIVFDIWGYVPNNELGRMWRVTPEHDAILKRVMGDRFLGYDNGEQDGRYIGAYAGRGQFTDRRGGWDDFAKWDEMICADSAHFMNATGSLNFSHYYGERGARTLGLETAQGLPSDTLMFAFLRGAAKQYGRLTTQATSIWNRYGYNIYSDRKTDGGNGYGFGPHKGCSLSLHRRLFFQSYTGGDSIVGTETAQFTADVNPDGSPELSPLGRQHLAFREWVQSHPDRGVMYAPIAFMLDFTNGWNMPRHLYRSDKYKIWGKLPYEKGDYLTDNIFRMVWPGYEDCSYFRNERGFICDTPYGDLFDVITNRCHPSVLQQYTALMLMGDVEITPAVAANLQQFVQQGGDVLMDAGHAAKLPPAFTGLSVGDPQTARSTARVGTKQVWPEQPYTLRSAQLQAAQPLLRSESGAPVMAVNTVGRGRVIVCLADNFMTDQLTYADPKLVNMESPYALLQGVRAVLDEYFASFSPVALDPPGLNVRVNCTSDAPRKLLVTLTNNNLFADWRGTLRVKGRKVDSLREWWENRDLKPGAPVTVPAGDVRVLEVWAP